From one Fulvitalea axinellae genomic stretch:
- a CDS encoding glycerophosphodiester phosphodiesterase, producing MKTKAITVIVTAILAFAYWSCSGTKSNPSDYSDVLIIATGANGEDVPDNTLSAFANSIGIGSDMLSFKVYFTHDDVPIIAANPYFDIVGSKNNRAHLSELGYHAIRQAHPLKLSHGFSVFKNTIPYPSISDLVRLDSIYYQRYPKSIGNKVVYQIGIMANSKGVHSYREHLMDVHIFVKNLLSQLPAERLVIYSDDPILLRHIHRHYPEMPLGLETQHVHEDHHWKTVGFKPDIYRIKLKNIDDGKLESLNKSGFRVFIEEISTPAEMRKAASYGADGVCTKFPSDAVIIFGDEVNNPFTPGK from the coding sequence ATGAAAACGAAAGCGATAACAGTTATCGTCACGGCGATCCTGGCTTTTGCCTACTGGTCGTGCTCAGGGACCAAAAGTAATCCCTCAGATTACTCCGATGTCCTGATAATCGCCACAGGCGCAAATGGCGAAGATGTCCCCGACAATACACTTTCTGCCTTTGCCAATTCAATAGGCATTGGCTCGGATATGCTTTCGTTCAAGGTCTACTTCACTCATGACGACGTCCCCATTATTGCGGCAAACCCATACTTTGATATCGTTGGGAGTAAGAATAACAGAGCGCACTTATCTGAGTTAGGATATCATGCAATTCGCCAAGCCCATCCCCTCAAATTATCACACGGGTTTTCCGTATTCAAGAACACTATTCCCTACCCTTCCATAAGTGATTTGGTAAGGTTGGACAGTATTTATTATCAAAGATATCCAAAATCTATAGGTAATAAAGTCGTGTACCAAATCGGGATTATGGCCAATAGCAAAGGCGTCCATTCCTATCGAGAGCATTTAATGGATGTGCACATATTTGTCAAAAATTTGCTGTCTCAACTGCCTGCGGAGAGATTGGTAATTTACTCAGATGACCCTATCTTACTCCGGCATATCCATAGACACTACCCCGAAATGCCACTCGGCCTTGAAACTCAACATGTCCATGAAGATCATCACTGGAAAACGGTGGGGTTCAAACCGGATATTTACAGAATCAAGCTGAAGAACATTGACGATGGCAAATTGGAATCGCTCAACAAATCTGGATTCAGAGTATTTATCGAAGAAATCAGCACCCCTGCGGAGATGCGAAAGGCCGCGTCTTACGGTGCGGATGGCGTCTGCACCAAATTCCCTTCAGACGCGGTGATTATCTTCGGTGACGAGGTCAATAATCCTTTTACTCCAGGGAAGTAG
- a CDS encoding glycerate kinase, protein MKVLIATDKFKGAMDNFQASSAMRKGVLRACPDAEITTFSLSDGGEGFLELFRRAKELVEIRAETFDPLGRKIEASFLYDNKQQEAVVELASASGLMLLAEEERCCAEANTFGSGILIRKAIESGAKRIILGLGGSASNDAGLGIAKALGVKILSGNGEEIKPCGKNLSKIHKLDFSQVPDSVKKAEILLACDVQNPFTGPEGAVNVYSEQKGANECERERMEYGMKHLLEVFKKEERTDISNLEGAGAAGGCSGGLVALFDAKIVSGAELAVEYSGFVGALGSADLVLTGEGSFDKQSLRGKLVSIVTKVAHRYGVPVAGFFGKIDPDVDPLDVSCPDFCGALGAGPISLKESVERSQELLEARVLEVIKLLKRFV, encoded by the coding sequence ATGAAAGTACTGATCGCTACAGATAAGTTTAAAGGGGCAATGGACAACTTCCAAGCTAGCTCTGCCATGAGAAAAGGTGTATTAAGAGCGTGTCCAGATGCGGAAATCACCACGTTCAGTTTGTCAGACGGTGGAGAAGGTTTTTTGGAGCTCTTTAGAAGAGCTAAGGAACTGGTGGAGATTCGGGCGGAGACTTTTGATCCGTTGGGAAGGAAAATAGAGGCTTCGTTTCTTTACGATAACAAGCAACAAGAAGCTGTGGTCGAATTGGCGTCGGCTTCGGGGTTAATGCTGTTGGCTGAAGAGGAGAGATGCTGTGCGGAAGCGAATACATTTGGCTCGGGAATCCTTATTAGAAAAGCTATAGAGAGTGGGGCGAAAAGAATTATTCTGGGCTTGGGAGGTAGCGCCAGTAATGATGCGGGGCTAGGAATTGCAAAAGCCTTGGGGGTGAAGATTCTGAGTGGAAATGGGGAAGAAATAAAGCCATGCGGAAAGAATCTATCCAAGATTCACAAACTTGATTTCTCACAAGTTCCGGACAGTGTTAAAAAGGCGGAAATCTTGTTGGCGTGTGATGTTCAGAATCCATTTACGGGACCCGAAGGTGCTGTAAATGTTTATTCGGAACAGAAAGGGGCGAATGAATGTGAAAGAGAGCGAATGGAATATGGGATGAAACACCTGTTGGAAGTTTTCAAGAAAGAGGAACGAACAGATATCTCAAACTTAGAGGGAGCCGGAGCGGCGGGTGGTTGTAGCGGAGGTTTAGTAGCCTTGTTTGACGCAAAGATAGTTTCCGGAGCTGAGTTAGCTGTTGAGTATTCTGGCTTTGTGGGAGCTTTGGGTTCGGCGGATTTGGTGTTGACTGGCGAGGGCAGTTTCGATAAGCAAAGCCTCAGAGGGAAGTTAGTGTCAATTGTAACAAAAGTGGCTCACAGATACGGAGTGCCTGTTGCTGGATTTTTTGGAAAAATAGATCCTGATGTGGATCCGTTAGATGTCTCTTGTCCTGACTTTTGCGGAGCTCTTGGCGCTGGACCAATTTCACTGAAGGAGAGTGTGGAGCGATCTCAGGAATTGTTGGAAGCGCGGGTGCTGGAAGTTATAAAGTTACTCAAACGCTTTGTATAG
- a CDS encoding BatD family protein, translating to MRKLFKITLIVWTVLGFHQSYAQKHLFSEVSINKRNAYIGEPVQVTISVYTSTWFTKGVDLQTPKIDGAFSVYFRSLSSSKTIKGKNYAGVQFFYNIFPYEDVQIEIPSLEITVETPDEDDYKGKKRTIRTRPRFVNVKSIPDGFDENTWLVSNNLTGYERWSRRTDRVKVGDVIERRITREAQGTIYEMLPQISWDSVPGISIYPGKTNFKNIKTSTAISAKRTDRYSYLFEKEGTVTIPEKVVLWWNPRQQRLYKKTLKARAIEVAPNPDLGMLSTLKDSLATVAQAQVETITEEKEKGYSVFGMPLRKFILLVIAGIIILMVLLRITVLTFRVFRKRRREYLLSEQYIFNQFLNALGKDNIRALELLYKWIDNIPVKDKTASDFIQTYGSAELQAMFERFEKDAQRHRKSGIMNKDEWRNARKNFIKGRKRADIQSNSRNWINP from the coding sequence ATGAGGAAGTTATTCAAAATTACTTTGATCGTCTGGACAGTTTTGGGCTTCCATCAATCCTATGCCCAAAAACACCTGTTCAGCGAAGTATCGATAAATAAAAGGAACGCCTATATAGGCGAGCCGGTGCAAGTGACTATTAGTGTCTATACATCCACATGGTTCACGAAAGGCGTTGACCTGCAAACCCCGAAGATTGACGGCGCGTTCTCCGTCTATTTCAGATCGCTTAGTTCATCAAAAACCATTAAGGGAAAGAACTATGCGGGCGTACAGTTCTTCTACAATATTTTCCCGTACGAAGATGTGCAAATCGAAATCCCTTCTTTGGAAATAACTGTGGAAACGCCCGATGAAGACGATTATAAGGGGAAAAAACGCACTATCCGGACGCGCCCACGGTTTGTCAATGTAAAATCCATCCCGGACGGTTTCGATGAAAACACTTGGTTGGTCAGCAATAATCTGACTGGCTATGAAAGATGGTCTCGCAGAACCGACAGAGTGAAAGTCGGTGACGTGATCGAGCGAAGGATCACAAGAGAGGCCCAAGGCACCATTTACGAAATGCTTCCGCAAATATCTTGGGACTCAGTCCCCGGAATCAGCATTTACCCCGGCAAGACCAACTTCAAGAATATCAAAACGTCCACCGCGATCAGCGCCAAACGCACTGACCGTTACAGCTATCTTTTCGAGAAAGAGGGAACCGTAACGATTCCTGAAAAGGTTGTTCTTTGGTGGAACCCAAGGCAACAGAGACTTTATAAGAAGACTCTTAAGGCAAGGGCAATTGAAGTGGCTCCAAACCCGGATTTGGGAATGTTGAGCACATTAAAAGATTCGCTGGCCACCGTAGCGCAAGCCCAAGTGGAAACCATAACTGAGGAAAAGGAAAAAGGCTATAGCGTTTTTGGAATGCCTCTGAGAAAGTTCATTCTGCTTGTCATTGCAGGGATTATAATCTTAATGGTTTTGCTGAGAATCACAGTCTTAACTTTTCGTGTTTTCAGGAAAAGAAGGCGGGAATATTTACTCTCGGAACAATATATATTCAACCAATTTTTGAACGCTTTAGGAAAAGACAATATCCGGGCGTTGGAGCTTCTGTACAAGTGGATTGATAATATTCCGGTCAAAGACAAAACCGCTTCCGATTTTATACAGACTTATGGAAGCGCCGAATTACAAGCGATGTTTGAACGTTTTGAAAAAGACGCGCAACGTCATCGCAAAAGTGGCATCATGAATAAAGACGAATGGAGAAATGCCCGCAAAAACTTCATAAAAGGTCGTAAAAGAGCTGATATACAATCGAATAGTAGAAATTGGATCAACCCTTAA
- a CDS encoding vWA domain-containing protein → MLNDIQNIDWEQFHFLRPQFLWLIIPLLLIYILSVWSVRDQVKWRKHIAQHLQPFMIKRGSETLKIWILTISLFGMIFGIVSVSGPTWGKIKIPGQIVETPVVIALDLSQSMMATDIQPNRLERAKFKILDLIEENPQARMSLVAFAGSAHTVVPLTKDYNIIKSFMDGLNPSMMPIPGTDMATALNMADTVTQYSKAPSTLIVFSDDFSEDDFEALQEYAKADKKLEIIPLNTPQGAEVPNFGGKGTMKDKNGDPVHSAQDPVTLQRLASVENITVNQMTLDRSDMAAIAKRVRAGLKFQEVKDQEKDEWDDKGFWFMIPFLIAILFLSRKGSVAFSIIVLMAFTGCAPKEKGTFKFQDLWFTHDYQAQKLSDKKEYKKASELYDNQLRKGVALYKSGDINGAIKAFRQDSTAYGAYNLGLAYYKNGNLVAAQKAFEKATELDPDMEQAQNSKSIVKNIMDEKNVLNPEEAQEQKEKLNNGKNKENTGPEDLGGGGQEATKEDMEKERLEEEVTTDTHTGEELEEVPEDLGPIQKQDLQKILIRDTGDDPTIFLKKKFAFQVKKQGLKAKNKSDKW, encoded by the coding sequence ATGCTTAACGATATCCAAAATATTGATTGGGAACAATTCCATTTCCTGCGGCCACAGTTTCTTTGGCTGATCATTCCATTGCTTTTGATTTATATTCTGAGCGTATGGAGTGTTCGGGATCAGGTAAAATGGCGGAAACATATTGCGCAACACCTTCAGCCTTTCATGATCAAGAGGGGAAGCGAAACGCTAAAGATCTGGATCCTGACCATCAGTCTTTTCGGGATGATTTTCGGTATTGTAAGCGTTTCCGGCCCGACTTGGGGAAAGATAAAAATCCCGGGCCAAATTGTGGAGACACCCGTAGTCATAGCCTTGGACCTATCGCAAAGTATGATGGCTACCGATATTCAACCAAACAGGTTGGAACGGGCCAAATTCAAGATTCTTGACCTAATAGAAGAGAACCCCCAAGCCAGAATGTCGTTGGTCGCTTTTGCGGGATCGGCCCATACGGTGGTGCCTTTGACAAAAGATTACAATATTATCAAATCGTTTATGGACGGGCTAAACCCATCGATGATGCCGATTCCGGGCACAGACATGGCCACGGCCCTCAACATGGCCGATACGGTGACCCAATACTCGAAGGCCCCATCCACACTAATCGTTTTCTCCGATGATTTCTCCGAAGACGACTTCGAGGCCTTACAAGAGTATGCCAAAGCCGACAAAAAGCTTGAAATTATCCCTTTGAATACGCCCCAAGGCGCTGAGGTTCCGAATTTTGGAGGCAAAGGCACGATGAAAGACAAAAACGGAGATCCTGTCCACTCAGCCCAAGATCCCGTCACTCTCCAACGCCTTGCTTCCGTTGAAAATATCACGGTCAACCAAATGACACTGGATCGAAGCGATATGGCTGCGATCGCAAAAAGAGTCAGGGCCGGGCTAAAATTCCAAGAGGTAAAAGATCAGGAAAAAGACGAATGGGACGACAAAGGCTTCTGGTTTATGATTCCTTTTTTGATCGCAATCCTGTTCCTTTCCAGAAAAGGCTCCGTTGCCTTTTCAATCATTGTACTTATGGCCTTTACAGGTTGCGCTCCCAAGGAAAAGGGGACATTCAAGTTTCAGGATCTTTGGTTTACCCACGACTACCAAGCACAAAAGCTTTCGGACAAAAAAGAATACAAAAAGGCCTCTGAACTTTATGACAATCAACTGCGCAAAGGTGTCGCACTATACAAATCCGGGGACATAAACGGCGCTATAAAGGCTTTTAGGCAAGATTCTACAGCATACGGCGCATATAACCTCGGGCTGGCATATTATAAAAACGGCAACTTGGTCGCCGCCCAGAAAGCCTTTGAAAAAGCCACAGAACTGGACCCTGATATGGAACAGGCGCAAAACAGCAAGTCCATTGTGAAAAATATAATGGACGAAAAAAACGTGCTGAATCCAGAAGAGGCCCAAGAGCAGAAAGAAAAGCTCAACAACGGTAAAAACAAGGAAAACACCGGACCGGAAGACTTGGGCGGAGGCGGACAAGAAGCCACAAAAGAAGATATGGAGAAGGAACGCCTTGAGGAAGAAGTGACTACAGACACCCACACAGGCGAAGAATTGGAGGAAGTGCCTGAAGATTTGGGACCGATCCAGAAGCAAGATCTCCAAAAAATCCTTATCCGAGACACGGGCGACGACCCGACAATTTTCCTGAAAAAGAAATTCGCCTTCCAGGTAAAGAAACAAGGGCTTAAGGCCAAGAACAAATCTGACAAATGGTGA
- a CDS encoding VWA domain-containing protein codes for MPENFEIANIWAFYLLPLPLLLYWILPALRMKSSALNYPNFKKASEYSNQKPRKAASIRRRNIFVSLTLSIIWILSICALSSPQIVGKPELKVKNARNFLIVADISFSMSQSDWVVDGEKVRRWDAVKEVIHDFIAKREGDRMGLVFFASNAFIQAPFTADLPVVEKLLDEADVGMAGQITKIGKAIVKGISMFEQDTVESKVMLVLTDGVDAGTDIQPLDAAELAKSDSIQIYTIGIGDPAKSESDLDEETLKNIAELTDAKYFLGTDKAELEKIYATLDKLEPIEYEEEEYVPVTLLYYYPLGLAVALGLALMFLASAISLVRKFKKDKQPTRSTADA; via the coding sequence ATGCCTGAAAATTTCGAAATAGCGAACATCTGGGCATTCTACCTGCTTCCGCTTCCATTGCTCCTGTATTGGATTCTGCCTGCACTTAGAATGAAGAGCTCGGCCTTGAATTATCCCAACTTCAAGAAAGCCAGCGAGTACTCTAACCAAAAGCCCCGAAAGGCCGCCAGCATACGCAGACGTAATATTTTTGTCTCGCTCACGCTATCCATTATCTGGATTCTGTCGATTTGCGCTTTGTCCTCGCCGCAGATTGTGGGGAAGCCCGAGCTAAAAGTCAAAAACGCCAGAAATTTCCTTATTGTGGCCGACATTTCCTTCAGCATGTCGCAATCCGACTGGGTGGTTGACGGAGAAAAGGTCCGACGATGGGACGCTGTGAAAGAAGTGATCCACGATTTCATCGCAAAAAGGGAAGGGGACAGAATGGGTCTGGTCTTTTTTGCGAGCAACGCCTTTATCCAAGCGCCGTTTACTGCCGATTTGCCCGTTGTAGAAAAACTACTCGACGAAGCGGACGTAGGTATGGCAGGTCAGATTACCAAAATCGGCAAAGCCATCGTCAAGGGAATCAGCATGTTCGAGCAAGATACCGTGGAGTCAAAAGTGATGCTGGTTTTGACCGACGGCGTAGACGCCGGAACCGACATCCAACCGCTTGACGCGGCGGAACTTGCCAAAAGCGATTCGATCCAGATTTACACTATCGGGATAGGGGACCCCGCCAAATCGGAATCTGATCTGGACGAGGAAACCCTAAAAAACATTGCGGAACTGACAGACGCGAAGTACTTCCTTGGGACTGACAAAGCGGAGCTTGAAAAGATTTACGCCACGCTAGACAAACTCGAACCGATAGAGTACGAAGAGGAAGAATACGTGCCCGTCACACTCCTTTATTATTACCCCTTGGGCTTGGCCGTTGCGCTCGGATTAGCCCTCATGTTTCTAGCAAGCGCCATCTCGCTTGTCAGAAAATTCAAAAAGGATAAACAACCGACAAGGTCCACAGCAGATGCTTAA
- a CDS encoding DUF4381 domain-containing protein: MIDQTPTSQSFSVTDSLQNANLPDLGNLYEPPPVKFAFDTPGWPILFVTLSVIACVLAYRIYLQFKKNAYRKYAVSVIESIRTNKKDNSSGIEAINVVLKQVALQTFGRKETARLFGDEWLKFLESKANDTPFSKFGKSFSAALYQNGEIGDEEFDRFVTISKTWIHSHA, encoded by the coding sequence ATGATTGATCAGACTCCAACATCACAATCATTTTCAGTGACCGACTCGTTGCAAAACGCCAATCTGCCGGACCTTGGTAACCTGTACGAACCGCCTCCGGTAAAATTCGCTTTCGATACGCCGGGTTGGCCCATACTGTTCGTTACGCTTTCGGTTATCGCCTGCGTTCTTGCGTATAGGATTTACCTCCAGTTCAAGAAAAATGCGTACAGAAAATACGCCGTCAGTGTGATTGAATCAATTCGGACAAACAAGAAAGACAACAGTTCGGGTATTGAGGCGATAAACGTTGTACTCAAACAAGTTGCGCTCCAAACTTTCGGAAGGAAGGAAACCGCTCGTCTTTTTGGCGATGAATGGCTGAAGTTCTTGGAATCAAAAGCCAACGACACCCCTTTCTCAAAATTCGGAAAATCCTTTTCGGCCGCCCTTTACCAAAATGGGGAAATCGGCGACGAGGAGTTCGATCGGTTTGTAACTATATCCAAAACCTGGATTCACAGCCATGCCTGA
- a CDS encoding DUF58 domain-containing protein: protein MKKKKTQYPENVYTSLESLLSMEHLAMGFSFLAKKQKVKSILGGKHASKLRGRGMDYEESRNYVPGDDIRNIDWKVTARTQRTHTKVFSEEKEKPALIIVDQSQSMFFGSQFKTKATVAAEVAALAAFRVAREGDRVGGAVFSNDKMELLPPKRDRRNTLRFLEKIVSYNHQLDIEGDLTFEKQIHESIIRVNNLVTHDFLVIIISDFIHYSEEMIKTLRIMNRKNDVILARISDPMDCTLPSEEITLGEGSRQILAKGNNKSLREKFKTGYEKNLHAFEALMHQYRIPLIQLDTLGDVDKQLKEIIKMPK from the coding sequence ATGAAAAAGAAAAAAACTCAATATCCCGAAAACGTCTACACCTCGCTAGAGTCCCTGCTGAGCATGGAACATCTAGCGATGGGGTTTAGCTTTCTGGCAAAAAAACAGAAAGTGAAGTCGATATTGGGGGGAAAACACGCCTCCAAGCTACGGGGCAGGGGCATGGACTACGAAGAGTCCCGAAACTACGTCCCCGGAGACGATATCCGGAACATTGACTGGAAAGTCACCGCCAGAACCCAAAGGACACATACAAAGGTTTTCAGTGAGGAAAAGGAAAAACCGGCCCTGATTATCGTCGACCAGTCGCAGAGCATGTTCTTCGGTTCCCAGTTCAAAACGAAAGCCACCGTCGCGGCCGAAGTCGCGGCTTTAGCTGCCTTTCGGGTTGCCCGGGAAGGGGACAGGGTAGGAGGCGCCGTTTTCTCAAATGACAAAATGGAGTTACTGCCCCCGAAGCGTGACCGAAGGAATACGCTCCGTTTTCTGGAAAAGATCGTCTCCTACAACCACCAATTGGATATAGAAGGCGATTTGACCTTCGAAAAACAGATTCACGAAAGCATCATCAGGGTAAACAATCTGGTGACTCACGATTTTCTGGTAATCATCATCAGCGATTTCATTCATTATTCGGAAGAGATGATTAAAACGCTAAGGATAATGAACAGGAAAAACGACGTGATACTTGCGAGAATCTCCGACCCGATGGACTGTACATTGCCTAGCGAAGAAATAACCCTTGGCGAAGGCAGTAGGCAAATCCTAGCCAAAGGCAACAACAAAAGCCTTCGGGAGAAATTCAAAACCGGTTACGAAAAGAATCTTCACGCCTTTGAGGCGTTGATGCACCAATACCGTATTCCGCTAATACAACTCGACACCTTGGGAGACGTTGACAAACAGCTCAAGGAAATTATAAAAATGCCAAAATGA
- a CDS encoding AAA family ATPase, with the protein MNAHQNIQSLIDNIGESIIGQRKLVERLVLVLLADGNFLLEGLPGLAKTKAIKSLAKELNCGLSRIQFTPDLLPSDITGTEIYQPDSDEKFIFQKGPIFSNLILADEINRAPAKVQSALLEAMEERQVSVAGSTYPMEDLFMVMATQNPVEQEGTYPLPEAQMDRFIMHVIIDYPDDDSELQIIRLNRQESGHAKKKEKKEKLSPETVFQARKEIADIKISESMERYIVDIISATRRPEKYSKELAEWIDFGASPRGSIAIDKACRTHAWMEGKDFVSPDNIRAVVHDCLRHRLILSYEATAQSIKPDQVIDEILKLVAVAG; encoded by the coding sequence ATGAATGCTCACCAAAACATTCAGTCACTAATTGACAACATTGGCGAGTCGATCATAGGCCAAAGAAAACTAGTCGAAAGACTGGTTTTGGTCTTGCTCGCCGACGGAAACTTTCTGCTCGAAGGACTTCCTGGTTTGGCCAAAACAAAAGCTATTAAGTCTTTGGCCAAAGAGCTGAACTGCGGGCTTAGCCGTATCCAGTTCACTCCCGACCTGTTACCTTCCGACATCACGGGTACAGAAATCTACCAGCCTGATTCCGATGAGAAATTTATCTTTCAGAAGGGCCCTATTTTCAGCAACCTGATTCTGGCCGACGAAATTAACCGCGCACCCGCCAAAGTGCAATCGGCGTTGTTGGAGGCAATGGAGGAAAGGCAGGTGTCCGTTGCGGGAAGCACTTATCCGATGGAAGACCTGTTCATGGTAATGGCAACCCAAAACCCTGTGGAGCAAGAAGGTACGTACCCGTTGCCCGAGGCGCAGATGGACCGTTTTATCATGCACGTGATCATCGACTACCCAGACGACGACTCCGAACTCCAAATCATCAGGCTTAACCGACAAGAATCCGGACACGCCAAGAAAAAGGAGAAGAAGGAAAAACTCTCGCCTGAAACCGTTTTCCAAGCCCGTAAGGAAATCGCAGACATCAAGATTTCCGAAAGCATGGAACGCTACATTGTCGATATAATCTCAGCCACCAGAAGGCCTGAAAAATACAGCAAAGAGCTTGCGGAATGGATCGATTTCGGCGCCAGCCCGCGCGGTAGCATCGCCATTGACAAGGCTTGCCGTACTCACGCTTGGATGGAAGGCAAAGACTTCGTTAGCCCGGACAACATCAGAGCCGTGGTACACGACTGCCTCCGCCACAGGCTGATCCTCAGTTATGAAGCCACTGCCCAGTCGATCAAGCCAGACCAAGTGATCGACGAGATCCTTAAGCTAGTGGCCGTAGCAGGATAA
- a CDS encoding HAD family hydrolase, translating into MKTLRGLILSLVGVSILFSCRPEEEKGADNVQLTNPLPSWNEGKTKASIIEFIEKSTDKNSPTFVPEEDRIACFDNDGTLWSEKPFYFQLFYIIDRVKATADQHPEWKNTQPYKAILENDLAQLKKTDVHQLLELVQNTLAGSTPAEYKEMVKAWMATAQHPTKHKRFDQLVYQPMLELLDYLRANGYKTYIVSGGGVDFMRATLTNVYGIPSEQIIGSSLKTKFNSENGNYSITRLPKIGFIDDKDGKPLNINTIIGKKPTFCAGNSDGDLPMMQWTSSQGDKAFMLYVHHTDVKREWAYDRNSSVGRLNKGLDQALKDGWTIADMKDDWKVIYPFELKK; encoded by the coding sequence ATGAAAACGTTAAGAGGTTTGATACTTTCCCTTGTCGGGGTCAGTATTCTTTTCTCCTGTAGGCCAGAAGAAGAAAAAGGAGCGGATAATGTCCAGTTAACAAACCCTCTTCCGTCTTGGAATGAAGGTAAGACAAAGGCTTCGATCATTGAGTTTATAGAAAAATCAACTGACAAGAATAGCCCAACATTCGTTCCTGAAGAAGACAGAATCGCTTGCTTTGACAATGACGGGACGCTTTGGAGTGAGAAACCGTTCTATTTTCAGCTTTTCTACATTATCGATAGGGTAAAGGCTACGGCCGATCAACACCCGGAGTGGAAAAACACCCAGCCTTACAAAGCGATTTTGGAAAACGATCTCGCCCAACTGAAAAAAACAGACGTTCACCAATTGCTGGAATTGGTTCAAAACACGCTCGCTGGATCAACCCCAGCCGAGTACAAGGAAATGGTTAAAGCCTGGATGGCAACAGCCCAGCACCCTACCAAACACAAGCGCTTTGACCAACTGGTATACCAACCTATGCTGGAGCTTCTCGACTACTTGAGAGCAAACGGTTACAAAACGTATATCGTCTCCGGTGGCGGGGTAGACTTTATGAGAGCTACGCTGACAAACGTTTACGGAATCCCTTCTGAACAGATCATCGGAAGCAGCCTTAAGACAAAGTTCAACAGCGAGAACGGAAACTACTCGATCACCCGCCTGCCTAAAATCGGATTCATCGACGACAAAGACGGCAAGCCTCTCAATATCAACACTATCATCGGAAAAAAACCGACTTTCTGTGCCGGCAATTCCGACGGAGACTTGCCTATGATGCAGTGGACTTCTTCGCAAGGCGACAAGGCTTTTATGCTTTACGTTCACCATACCGACGTGAAAAGGGAATGGGCATATGACCGCAACTCCAGTGTCGGGCGCCTGAACAAAGGCCTTGACCAAGCGCTGAAAGACGGCTGGACAATCGCCGATATGAAGGATGACTGGAAGGTTATATACCCTTTTGAACTGAAAAAATAA
- a CDS encoding formylglycine-generating enzyme family protein, producing the protein MKKRLIPFAILYSMWACESNKGKIQSNEPVSCNSSAPTSFIGKQHLSTTYLSQINSIKTNPELASNTEGMVLIPAGTFNMGGDYSDEFAGMPQTALSQNDEFPKHKVRIDNFWIDEHEVTNAEFRKFIESTGYITTAEQPINWEELKLQLPPNTPRPAEENLQPASLVFNYAEKNASKRHLENWWTLTRGANWKHPQGPDSDIKGKDNHPVVHVSWYDAQAYAKWAGKRLPTEAEWEYAMRGGLIDKMYPWGNEKTESGKHMTNHLQGEFPYFNTAEDGFERTSPVKSFPPNGYGLYDMAGNVWEWTSDWYGANYYDVLKKESGDLAHNPLGPEVSFEVIGRNEKNKVVRGGSFLCHDDWCSGYRNSRRMRTTPDTGMEHIGFRCVKNYQ; encoded by the coding sequence ATGAAAAAACGACTCATCCCTTTCGCTATATTATATAGCATGTGGGCCTGTGAAAGCAACAAAGGAAAAATACAATCAAATGAGCCCGTCTCTTGCAACTCCAGCGCACCAACTAGTTTCATTGGCAAACAACATCTAAGCACTACTTACCTTTCGCAGATAAACAGCATTAAAACCAATCCTGAATTAGCTTCAAATACAGAGGGAATGGTCCTGATACCAGCCGGAACCTTTAATATGGGAGGTGACTATTCCGATGAATTTGCGGGCATGCCACAAACCGCATTATCCCAAAACGACGAGTTTCCTAAACATAAAGTCCGTATCGACAACTTCTGGATAGATGAGCATGAGGTGACAAATGCAGAATTTAGAAAATTCATAGAATCGACAGGTTACATCACAACTGCCGAACAGCCAATAAATTGGGAAGAATTAAAGCTTCAATTACCGCCAAACACTCCTCGTCCAGCTGAAGAAAATCTACAGCCCGCATCCCTTGTATTTAACTACGCAGAGAAAAACGCTTCGAAAAGACACCTTGAAAACTGGTGGACTTTAACACGAGGAGCCAACTGGAAACACCCTCAGGGGCCTGATAGTGACATAAAAGGGAAGGATAATCATCCTGTAGTGCATGTTAGTTGGTATGATGCGCAAGCATACGCTAAGTGGGCCGGAAAAAGATTACCGACCGAAGCCGAATGGGAATACGCCATGCGAGGCGGGTTGATCGACAAGATGTATCCGTGGGGAAATGAGAAGACAGAAAGCGGCAAACACATGACAAACCACCTACAGGGAGAATTTCCTTATTTTAATACGGCAGAGGATGGATTCGAGAGGACTTCACCAGTAAAATCGTTCCCTCCAAATGGCTATGGACTTTATGATATGGCCGGAAATGTCTGGGAATGGACTTCCGATTGGTATGGAGCCAATTATTACGATGTACTAAAAAAAGAATCTGGTGACCTTGCGCACAATCCTCTTGGCCCGGAAGTCTCTTTTGAGGTAATTGGTAGAAACGAAAAGAACAAAGTAGTTCGCGGGGGCTCCTTCCTGTGTCATGACGATTGGTGCTCAGGATACCGGAATTCGCGCCGAATGCGAACGACTCCCGACACGGGAATGGAGCACATCGGTTTTCGTTGCGTTAAAAATTACCAGTAA